The following coding sequences lie in one Eleginops maclovinus isolate JMC-PN-2008 ecotype Puerto Natales chromosome 21, JC_Emac_rtc_rv5, whole genome shotgun sequence genomic window:
- the ackr4b gene encoding atypical chemokine receptor 4b: protein MEDFYYEDDDDSHSNDTYDYNYEHTVCDKEAVRSFASVFLPVIYALALVVGLAGNALVVVVYTSKLRLRTLTDVCILNLAISDLLLLFTLPFWAADAVHGWRLGVAACKLTSFLYSTNFSCGMLMLACISVDRYRAVSCNPTGRSGPRVRRQWLLVCVMLWVTASFLGLPELIFSTVKHSHHRIACTAKYPHSMARPAKAALELMEVILRFLLPFLVMVVCYCWVGRALSRAAGVRRERKWRALRVLLAVVAVFLITQLPYNVVKLCRAMDIIYMLVTDCEVSKGLDRAVQVTESLALAHACINPLLYAFIGSSFRGHVLKVAKHLGQRLGRHPRHVAEPAVEIALNTCTQAQSKSGSEDQDTSTFTI from the coding sequence ATGGAGGATTTCTACTATGAAGACGATGACGACTCCCACTCAAATGACACTTACGACTACAACTACGAACACACTGTTTGTGACAAGGAGGCGGTGCGCTCGTTCGCCAGCGTGTTCCTCCCGGTCATCTACGCCCTGGCTCTGGTGGTGGGCCTGGCTGGGAATGCCCTGGTCGTGGTGGTTTACACGTCAAAGCTGCGACTGCGCACCCTGACAGATGTGTGCATCCTCAACCTGGCCATCTCAGACTTGCTGCTCCTCTTCACGCTGCCTTTCTGGGCGGCAGACGCCGTGCACGGGTGGAGGTTGGGCGTGGCAGCCTGCAAGCTCACGTCCTTCCTTTACAGTACCAACTTCAGCTGTGGCATGCTGATGCTGGCGTGCATTAGTGTGGATCGCTACCGTGCTGTATCCTGCAATCCCACAGGCAGGAGTGGGCCCCGGGTCCGGAGACAGTGGCTCCTGGTGTGCGTGATGTTGTGGGTTACAGCCAGCTTCCTTGGCCTTCCTGAGCTCATCTTCTCCACGGTGAAGCACTCCCATCACCGGATAGCCTGCACGGCCAAGTATCCGCACAGCATGGCCCGGCCTGCTAAAGCCGCCCTGGAGCTGATGGAGGTGATTCTGAGATTCCTGCTCCCTTTCTTGGTCATGGTGGTGTGCTACTGCTGGGTGGGGCGGGCGCTGAGCCGTGCAGCCGGGGTgcggagagagagaaaatggcGTGCTCTGCGAGTCCTGCTGGCGGTGGTGGCGGTGTTCCTGATCACCCAGCTGCCCTACAACGTGGTGAAGCTGTGCCGAGCCATGGACATCATCTACATGCTGGTGACGGACTGCGAGGTCAGCAAGGGTCTGGACCGGGCCGTGCAGGTGACGGAGAGCCTGGCGCTGGCCCACGCCTGCATCAACCCTCTCCTCTACGCTTTCATCGGGTCCTCCTTCAGGGGACACGTCCTGAAAGTGGCAAAACACCTTGGACAGCGACTGGGGAGACACCCGAGACACGTGGCGGAGCCGGCGGTGGAGATCGCTCTCAACACGTGCACGCAAGCGCAATCAAAGTCCGGTTCAGAGGACCAGGACACCAGCACCTTCACCATTTAA